The genomic region TAAAGTTCTGATCCTGCTATCGACCTTGCTGGCGATGGTTCTTGCTTCTTATTGGAAGCGTGGCATTGACCAAGGCGATCGCTTTGAGTTTCCGCTGCTCATGATGCTGGCAAGTCTCGGCATGTGCCTGATGGTGTCGTCGGCAGATATGCTCTCGCTCTATCTTGGGCTAGAGCTCATGAGCCTCTCGCTTTATGTGCTAACGGCCTATCATCGTGATGATCGCATGGCGACGGAAGCGGGGATGAAATATTTCGTGCTGGGCTCACTCGCATCCGGTTTGATTTTGTTTGGTATCTCTTACCTTTATGGCTTTACGGGAACGACCAACTTTATGGCGATGGGAGAGTTTCTAGGTAGTTCGGGAAGTTTCGCACAGCTCTCTGTGCAGCAATTTGGAATCTTACTGGGCATGATTTTCTTGCTGGTAGGTTTCTGCTTTAAGATTTCGGCAGTGCCCTTCCATATGTGGGCGCCGGATGTGTATCAAGGTGCGCCGACTCCGGTGACGGCCTTCCTCTCAACCGTGCCGAAAGTAGCAGCGGTTTTAGTGCTGGTTCGTTTGTTACTGGAGCCGCTGGGTGATTGGATCATGCAATGGCAGCAGATTATTATTTTCGTCTCCGTCGCTTCGATGATTATCGGTGCTTTAGGGGCGATGGTGCAAACCAATATTAAGCGTATGCTTGCCTTTAGTTCGATTGGCCATGTCGGCTATGTATTGGTGGCGATTGCTGCTGGCACGCAAGAAGGTTTGCAAGCCGTGTTAATTTATCTCGCGCTTTATATCTTTATGAGTATTGGTGCCTTTGGTTGCGTTTTGTTGATGCAGCGCGATGGCAAAGCGGTTGAGTCGATTGATGAGCTCGGTGGCATTGCACAGAAGCATCCCTACTTTGCGCTTCTGATGGCGGCGTTTATGTTCTCGCTCGCGGGGATTCCGCCGCTTGCGGGTTTCTTCGGTAAGTTTTATGTGTTCCTCGCCGCACTTAATGCAGGCTTGATAGGTCTCGCTATCATCGGTGTGTTGACGAGCGTGATTGGTGCTTACTATTACCTACGTGTGGTGAAGGTGATGTATTTTGATGCGGAACGTGATGGTTTCGATGCGGAGATGACAGGGAGTTTGAAGCTCGTGTTATGTGCCTGTGCTGCGGTAACGCTGCTTTACATTGTGATACCTGCACCTTTGATTGAAGCGGCTCACGCAGCGGCAGGTGCATTGTGGCTCTAGAAGGCTCAGCTGAAAGCAAACGCCGCGCGCCCTTAATCGACGATTATCATCTATTGACCTATCAGCAGTTGGATAGCACTAATGAAGAAGCACGTCGATTGGCTGAAGGTGGCGGCGCACATGGTGCCTTCATTTGGACCCATGCACAAAGTGGCGGACGCGGGCGTAGGGGCCGCGATTGGATCTCGCAAAAAGGCAATCTTTTTGTCTCCGCCTTGCTTTCGCCGGATTGCGAATTTGGACAATTTCCGCAGCTTTCATTTGTCGCCGCGGCTGCGGCACATGCGAGTGTCGCGCCGCTCTTGCCAGACTCTGATTTGAAGCTGAAATGGCCGAATGACTTACTTCTGGAGGGTGAAAAGCTGGCCGGCCTATTGTTGGAATCTTTTGAGACGATTGATGAAGAAACGGGTGAGCTTAAGCGTTGGGCCGTGGTGGGCTTGGGCATGAATATTGAGAATGCTCCAGCAGGGATGGACCTGCCGGCAACCTGCTTAAAGCATGCGGGTGTTGACCTGATTTCCGCCAAAATTGTACTGTCACGTTTTATCCATCACTTTATCGAATGGTATCAGCTATGGCAGGATCATGGATTTGAGCCGATACGCAAATATTGGATGAACCATTCTCTGCATAAAGGCCAGCAAGTGGAAGTGCTGGTTGGAGAGCAATTCTATAGCGGCAAGTTTGTCGGTTTAGATGAAACGGGAAATCTGCTATTAAAACCCAAAGGCGCTAAGGAAATCAGCTTAAGCGCTGGAGAGGTTTTGTTGAGTTAGAGATGATACTCGCGGTTGATATTGGAAATACGAATACGGGCTTCGCGCTTTATAAGGGCGATGAGTGCGTGGGCCAATGGCGTTTATCGACGAACCGCTTGCGCACTTCGGATGAGTTTACGCTTTGGTTGGAGAACTTTCTGAAACGTTTAGGTGTTGAGGTTTCGACGGTTAAAAGCTCGATCGTCGCGTGTGTGGTGCCGAGCTGTCGTTTTGCGATTTTGTCTGCGCTTGAAGAGTTGTTTGGCAAAGAGCCGATATTGATTACGGCTAAGCTGATGAGCAAAGTGGGAGTCGAAGTCAAACTCGATAACCCGAAAGAGGTCGGCGCCGATCGCCTCGTGAATGCTTATGCGGCAACCCAGCAATATGGCATGCCGGTGATCGTGTTGGATTTTGGAACGGCGACGACTTTTGATGTGGCCGATGCAAATGGCGCTTATATCGGTGGTGTGATTGCGCCGGGCGTGAACCTCTCATTGGAAGCGCTGCATCGTGCGGCGGCGAAGCTACCCTCGGTCGATATTAAACATCCGGTTAAAGCGATTGGCACCAGCACCGAAACTGCGATGCAGTCGGGCATTTATTTTGGCTATTTGGGACTGATCGAGCGTATCGTTAAAGAGATACGAGCAGAGTTAGCCGATCAACCAAAAGTCATAGCAACAGGTGGCCTCGCCCCGCTCTTTGCCAAGAATTGCGATGTGATTGATGCGCTAGATACCGATTTAACCATGCGCGGCCTGCATTGGGTCGCTAAGAAACTTGCTGAGTAAAAACAGCGTTCTAACCAAAGAAAATAACCAGAAAGTAATGACGGAAAAAAAATATGAGTTTTAATTTTAAACCTTATGAAAATGAGATAATTTTTGTGCCACTTGGTGGGTCGAATGAAATTGGGATGAACCTGAATCTCTACCGCCATAAAGGCAAGTGGTTGATGATCGATATGGGTATTGGTTTTACCAATGACTATCTTCCGGGCGCGGATGTGATTGTGCCCGATACTCGCTTTATTGAAGATGTGATTGGCGATGATCTAGTCGGCCTCGTGCTGACCCATGCGCATGAGGATCACCTAGGCGCGGTGCCGTATCTTTATGATGTGGTCAATTGCCCGATCTATGCGACGGCCTTTACCGCCAACGTGCTCAAAGCCAAACTAAAGGGTGAAGGCATTGAAGGCATGGATATTCGTGAAGTAGAGCAGGGCAGTCATCTAGAGCTCGGCCCGTTCAAGCTCGACATGATTGATCTGACGCACTCGATCCCTGAAATGCAGGCGATTGCGATTACGACTGATGCGGGTGTGGTGATGCACACGGGCGATTGGAAGCTTGACCCTGAACCTGTCGTGGGCGCTGTGACCGATAAAGCGACGCTTACCAAATTTGGTGATGCTGGCGTGATGGCGATGGTCTGCGATTCGACCAATGTATTTGTTGAAGGCACCAGTGGTTCTGAAGCGGGCGTGAAAGAAGAGCTATTCAAGAAGATTGCGGCTTGTGAGAATCGTGTCGTGGTATCGACTTTTGCTTCTAACCTCGCACGGTTGGAATCGATCATTAAAGCCGGTGAAGCGGCGGGTCGTAAAATCTTTATGGCAGGCCGCAGTTTTGGACGCATCGTTGGTGCGGCGAAAGATTCTGGCTATTTGAAAGATTGCCCGCCTTTGTTAGATGCGGATAATGCGATGTCTGTTCCGCGTGGTGAGTGTATGATTATCGCAACGGGTTGTCAGGGCGAGCCGCGTGCAGCGCTTAGCCGCATGGCCTGCAGCGATCATCCAAAGATTCGTTTGGCCGCGAAAGATACGGTGATTTTCTCCTCGAAAGATATTCCAGGTAATGAATCACGCATCGCCTATATGCAAAATCAGCTGGTGGAAATGAATGTTGAGATTATCACGGCGCATAAACATGATATTCACGTATCAGGCCATCCAGCCCGCGAGGAGCTGACGGAAATGTACAAAATGGTACAGCCGGCAATCTCGGTGCCGGTACACGGCGAAGCGCGTCATTTGCGTGAGCATATGACGCTTGCGACAAGCTTAGGCGTGAAAGAAACAGTCAAGGCCAGCAACGGCGCGGTGATCCTTCTGAAAGAAGGAGAAGCCAAGCAAGTCGGTACGGTGGATAGCGGTTACATCGCGGTTGATGGCAAAGTGCTTACGCCAACGGATAGTAAGATCTTCGGTCAACGCCGTCGTATTCGTGATGAGGGGATTATCTTTATTGCATTGGCGATGGAAGATAACCGCCTAATCGAAAAGCCGGGCATTATTGCGCCGGGCTGTTTAGATGCGCGGGACGATGCGGATATTTTGGAAGAAATGGCGGCGGCGATCGATAATACATTAGAAGATCGCAAAGCCAGCAAACCGTTAGAACAGCGTGTGCGTACTGCTGTGCGTAAAATTGTGAAAGCGGAGCTAGGCAAGCGACCTTTGATTGAGATTTCTGTTTTACGTGTTTAGTATGGCTCTATGAATAGAGCAGAAAAACGCGCGCAAGAAAAAGCGCAAAAGCAGCAAGAGAAAGCGATGCTTTCGACGGCAGCGGGATGCAATCAGCTAGCGGTCAGGTTGATGGCGACGGAGCCTAATCGCTCTTATGAACTTTTGACGCGTGCGATCACGATGGAGCCATCTGAAGATGCGTTCTGGGTGAATTATATGGATGTGTTGCAGCGGGTGAAGCTTAGTGCTGCCCCTGCGCATATTCTGCAATTGCTTAATAAGCGGCTCACTGAGCCTTCCCAGATTGCTATCGTGTTCCTTAATATCGGAATGTTCTTCCTTGTTTTGGATAAGAAAATCCGAGATTGGACAAAGCTGCCAGAGGCAGAAATTCTAAATCATCCGGTTAAACATGAGCTGCTCTTTAATTTGCTAGAGAGCCATATTATTGCCAGCCCTCCCTTAGAGCATTGGCTGGTGCGAGTGCGTAATGCGCTGCTATTGGCTGAGTTGGACGAAGAGCAACAAGAGCAATGGAAGCCGTTTTTAAAAGTGCTAGCACGGCTTTGTTTCCGCAATGAATATGTGTTCTGGCAAAGCGATGAGGAAACGGTCAAACTTGAGACTCTCGATTTGAAAAATGAATGGCAGTTTTTGCTCGCAGCGTGCTATTCGCCGGTGGACCGACAAGATCAGCTGATGCGTGAGCGAGAATTGGCTGCCTCTATCTCGCCGTCCGACGCGATTACGGATGAAGTCTCGCAAAAGGTAAAAGCGCAATATGAAGAGAATCCCTATCCGCGTTGGGAAAAGATTCAATTGCCCAAAGCGCGCCCGGTAGCGGACGAATTGCAGCGGGTGATGCCTCTGCAGCCTTCTGCCGTATTTGCAGGGATTACGAATCCGCCGCAGGTGCTTATCGCGGGTTGCGGTACAGGACAGCATGCCGTGCAAGTCGCCTCGCGCTACAAGGACTCTCAAGTGCTGGGGGTGGATTTAAGTGCCGCCAGCCTGGGCTATGCGAAAAGCAAAATCGAAGAATATGGTTTCGCGGATAAAGTAGAACTCAAGCAGGCTGATATCTTGTCGCTCGACAGTCTGAACCAGACATTTGATATTATCGAATCGGCCGGCGTGCTGCACCATATGGAAGATCCGATTGCCGGTTGGAAGGTGTTGAAGTCACTCCTCAAGCCGGAAGGGGTGATGAAAATCGCGCTCTATAGTGACCCAGCACGTCAGTTCGTGGTGCAGGCGCGCGAGTGGATTGCACAGAATGGTTATGAGAG from Rickettsiales bacterium harbors:
- the nuoN gene encoding NADH-quinone oxidoreductase subunit NuoN, whose amino-acid sequence is MFSWIDLLFLMPELTLFAATILLMLAGLYGGASGRQFVQAAAPIGVVCALYFAINLPSGAPEFLMNGLVQVDGFTQFAKVLILLSTLLAMVLASYWKRGIDQGDRFEFPLLMMLASLGMCLMVSSADMLSLYLGLELMSLSLYVLTAYHRDDRMATEAGMKYFVLGSLASGLILFGISYLYGFTGTTNFMAMGEFLGSSGSFAQLSVQQFGILLGMIFLLVGFCFKISAVPFHMWAPDVYQGAPTPVTAFLSTVPKVAAVLVLVRLLLEPLGDWIMQWQQIIIFVSVASMIIGALGAMVQTNIKRMLAFSSIGHVGYVLVAIAAGTQEGLQAVLIYLALYIFMSIGAFGCVLLMQRDGKAVESIDELGGIAQKHPYFALLMAAFMFSLAGIPPLAGFFGKFYVFLAALNAGLIGLAIIGVLTSVIGAYYYLRVVKVMYFDAERDGFDAEMTGSLKLVLCACAAVTLLYIVIPAPLIEAAHAAAGALWL
- a CDS encoding biotin--[acetyl-CoA-carboxylase] ligase produces the protein MALEGSAESKRRAPLIDDYHLLTYQQLDSTNEEARRLAEGGGAHGAFIWTHAQSGGRGRRGRDWISQKGNLFVSALLSPDCEFGQFPQLSFVAAAAAHASVAPLLPDSDLKLKWPNDLLLEGEKLAGLLLESFETIDEETGELKRWAVVGLGMNIENAPAGMDLPATCLKHAGVDLISAKIVLSRFIHHFIEWYQLWQDHGFEPIRKYWMNHSLHKGQQVEVLVGEQFYSGKFVGLDETGNLLLKPKGAKEISLSAGEVLLS
- a CDS encoding type III pantothenate kinase, whose protein sequence is MILAVDIGNTNTGFALYKGDECVGQWRLSTNRLRTSDEFTLWLENFLKRLGVEVSTVKSSIVACVVPSCRFAILSALEELFGKEPILITAKLMSKVGVEVKLDNPKEVGADRLVNAYAATQQYGMPVIVLDFGTATTFDVADANGAYIGGVIAPGVNLSLEALHRAAAKLPSVDIKHPVKAIGTSTETAMQSGIYFGYLGLIERIVKEIRAELADQPKVIATGGLAPLFAKNCDVIDALDTDLTMRGLHWVAKKLAE
- a CDS encoding ribonuclease J, with protein sequence MSFNFKPYENEIIFVPLGGSNEIGMNLNLYRHKGKWLMIDMGIGFTNDYLPGADVIVPDTRFIEDVIGDDLVGLVLTHAHEDHLGAVPYLYDVVNCPIYATAFTANVLKAKLKGEGIEGMDIREVEQGSHLELGPFKLDMIDLTHSIPEMQAIAITTDAGVVMHTGDWKLDPEPVVGAVTDKATLTKFGDAGVMAMVCDSTNVFVEGTSGSEAGVKEELFKKIAACENRVVVSTFASNLARLESIIKAGEAAGRKIFMAGRSFGRIVGAAKDSGYLKDCPPLLDADNAMSVPRGECMIIATGCQGEPRAALSRMACSDHPKIRLAAKDTVIFSSKDIPGNESRIAYMQNQLVEMNVEIITAHKHDIHVSGHPAREELTEMYKMVQPAISVPVHGEARHLREHMTLATSLGVKETVKASNGAVILLKEGEAKQVGTVDSGYIAVDGKVLTPTDSKIFGQRRRIRDEGIIFIALAMEDNRLIEKPGIIAPGCLDARDDADILEEMAAAIDNTLEDRKASKPLEQRVRTAVRKIVKAELGKRPLIEISVLRV
- a CDS encoding class I SAM-dependent methyltransferase → MNRAEKRAQEKAQKQQEKAMLSTAAGCNQLAVRLMATEPNRSYELLTRAITMEPSEDAFWVNYMDVLQRVKLSAAPAHILQLLNKRLTEPSQIAIVFLNIGMFFLVLDKKIRDWTKLPEAEILNHPVKHELLFNLLESHIIASPPLEHWLVRVRNALLLAELDEEQQEQWKPFLKVLARLCFRNEYVFWQSDEETVKLETLDLKNEWQFLLAACYSPVDRQDQLMRERELAASISPSDAITDEVSQKVKAQYEENPYPRWEKIQLPKARPVADELQRVMPLQPSAVFAGITNPPQVLIAGCGTGQHAVQVASRYKDSQVLGVDLSAASLGYAKSKIEEYGFADKVELKQADILSLDSLNQTFDIIESAGVLHHMEDPIAGWKVLKSLLKPEGVMKIALYSDPARQFVVQAREWIAQNGYESTPQGIRQCRRDIMLSPGVAQWNALVRRSDFYSMSDCRDLIFHVQEHRYTIPKLEEILDELGFEFLGFEHDNNAREKLYAQHYPHDRKQTHLNNWHQLEKKDFNMFAGMYQMWMRLKP